One genomic window of Arachis hypogaea cultivar Tifrunner chromosome 8, arahy.Tifrunner.gnm2.J5K5, whole genome shotgun sequence includes the following:
- the LOC112706510 gene encoding WD-40 repeat-containing protein MSI4: MKKAKTVVMGVKDRYSEWKSMVGVLYDWLANHNLVWPSLSCRWGPLLEQATYKNRHRLYLSEQTDGSVPNTLVVANVEVVKPRVAAAEHISQFNEESRSPFVKKYKTIIHPGEVNRIRELRQNSKIVATHTDSPEVFIWDLETQPNRQALLGAPTSRPDLVLTGHDDNAEYALAMCPTEPFVLSGGKDKYVVLWSIQDHIASLAAESGSNVKHSKSSQKATESPSVGPRGIFHGHTNTVEDVQFCPSSALEFCSVGDDSCLIFWDARVGSVPAAKVNKAHDGDIHCVDWNPHDINFILTGSADNTVKMFDRRKLNSEGVGSPVYKFEGHEAAILCVQWCPDKSSVFGSSAEDGFLNIWDHEKVGQTSGPYRASAPSGLFFRHAGHRDKVVDFHWNAFDPWTIVSVSDDCECTSGGGTLQVWRMIDLIYRPEKEVLAELDTYRTQILGSTP; the protein is encoded by the exons ATGAAGAAGGCGAAGACAGTGGTAATGGGAGTGAAGGATCGTTACAGTGAATGGAAGTCAATGGTGGGAGTGTTGTACGACTGGCTGGCTAACCACAACCTGGTCTGGCCTTCACTCTCTTGCCGGTGGGGCCCTCTCCTCGAACAAGCCACCTACAAGAACCGCCATCGTCTCTATCTCTCTGAACAG ACTGATGGCAGTGTTCCCAACACTCTTGTTGTAGCTAATGTCGAAGTTGTTAAACCTAGGGTTGCCGCCGCTGAACATATCTCTCAG TTTAATGAAGAATCGCGCTCTCCATTTGTCAAGAAGTATAAAACTATCATACACCCTGGCGAG GTGAATAGAATCAGGGAGCTCCGGCAAAATAGTAAGATTGTTGCCACTCATACTGATAGTCCTGAA GTGTTTATTTGGGATCTTGAAACTCAGCCCAACCGCCAAGCTCTTCTGGGTGCTCCCACTTCCCGTCCAGATCTG GTATTAACTGGGCATGATGATAATGCTGAATATGCTCTTGCTATGTGTCCAACTGAGCCCTTTGTTCTTTCGGGAG GGAAGGACAAGTATGTGGTCCTATGGAGTATTCAGGATCATATTGCAAGTTTAGCAGCTGAATCAGGTTCCAATGTTAAACATTCTAAGAGTAGTCAGAAAGCTACAGAAAGTCCTTCTGTTGGACCACGTGGCATCTTCCACGGTCATACTAACACTGTTGAAGATGTGCAATTTTGCCCATCAAG TGCACTGGAGTTCTGTAGTGTTGGTGATGATTCCTGCCTCATATTTTGGGATGCACGAGTTGGATCAGTTCCAGCTGCCAAG GTCAACAAGGCACATGATGGAGATATTCATTGTGTTGATTGGAATCCTCATGATATAAATTTCATTCTGACTGG TTCTGCTGACAACACAGTCAAAATGTTCGATCGCCGGAAGCTTAACAGTGAGGGAGTTGGGTCTCCTGTATATAAATTTGAAGGTCATGAGGCAGCTATCCTCTGTGTACAG TGGTGTCCTGACAAGTCCTCTGTGTTTGGAAGCTCTGCTGAGGATGGCTTTCTAAACATTTGGGACCATGAGAAG GTTGGTCAGACATCAGGTCCATATCGAGCAAGTGCTCCATCAGGTTTATTTTTTCGGCATGCTGGCCATAG GGACAAGGTCGTTGACTTCCACTGGAATGCATTTGACCCATGGACAATTGTTAGCGTCTCAGATGATTGTGAATGTACTAGCGGCGGTGGTACCTTACAG GTATGGCGAATGATTGATCTGATTTATCGGCCAGAGAAGGAGGTGTTGGCTGAGCTAGATACATACAGAACCCAGATTTTAGGAAGTACCCCTTAA